The Pygocentrus nattereri isolate fPygNat1 chromosome 4, fPygNat1.pri, whole genome shotgun sequence genome includes a window with the following:
- the zfp36l1b gene encoding mRNA decay activator protein ZFP36L1b encodes MTAAVAAHFLDGEGQNKSSKVLSFGGEPQVDPLPFSSAMVPLLDRKVGGASAMGLYQRRHSVSTPVSKFSHSQLSCSLRMDPLALPIGGNNKENRFRERSYSENGERLKLSCIAAGQVNSSRYKTELCRPFEESGSCKYGDKCQFAHGQHELRSLSRHPKYKTELCRTFHTIGFCPYGPRCHFIHNAEERRGPPPPPLSSFNKLERPRLQHSCSFAGFPSSAGFPLSPTSHTPPPLTSNEDLTEWPRNPFTVSSEDFGGLFGPGLARPLALELPPPSPTIPSFFRPSESPPSTVDSLSDHEGYQSSLGSLSGSESPVLDSTRRLPIFSRLSISDD; translated from the coding sequence aGCAGTAAAGTGCTGAGCTTCGGCGGTGAGCCCCAAGTGGACCCCCTGCCCTTCTCCTCCGCCATGGTTCCCCTGCTGGACAGGAAAGTAGGCGGAGCCTCAGCAATGGGACTTTATCAGCGCCGTCATTCTGTTTCCACTCCTGTCTCCAAATTCAGCCACAGCCAGCTCTCCTGCAGTCTCAGGATGGATCCGCTGGCCCTCCCGATCGGTGGGAACAACAAGGAGAACCGTTTCCGAGAGCGTTCATACTCTGAAAATGGGGAGCGGCTGAAACTAAGCTGCATCGCAGCCGGCCAGGTCAACTCCAGCCGCTACAAGACTGAGCTTTGCCGGCCGTTTGAAGAGAGCGGCTCGTGCAAGTATGGCGATAAGTGCCAGTTTGCTCATGGGCAGCACGAGCTACGCAGCCTGAGCCGCCACCCCAAGTACAAGACAGAGCTTTGTCGCACTTTTCACACCATTGGCTTCTGTCCGTATGGCCCGCGCTGCCACTTCATCCACAACGCAGAGGAACGGCGCggacctcctcctcctccactctCCAGCTTCAATAAATTAGAGCGTCCACGGCTCCAGCACAGCTGCAGCTTCGCCGGCTTCCCCAGCTCGGCCGGTTTCCCCCTCAGCCCCACCTCTCACACGCCCCCACCCTTGACCTCCAACGAAGACCTGACCGAGTGGCCCAGGAACCCCTTCACCGTCTCCAGCGAGGATTTTGGTGGTCTTTTTGGGCCTGGCTTAGCAAGACCTTTGGCCCTGGAGCTGCCCCCACCCTCGCCCACTATCCCCTCCTTCTTTAGGCCCTCAGAGTCCCCTCCAAGTACAGTGGACTCCCTCTCTGACCATGAGGGCTACCAGAGCAGCCTCGGCAGCCTCAGTGGATCAGAGTCTCCGGTGCTGGATTCCACCCGCAGACTCCCCATTTTCAGCAGGCTGTCAATTTCTGATGATTAG